The following coding sequences are from one Apus apus isolate bApuApu2 chromosome 10, bApuApu2.pri.cur, whole genome shotgun sequence window:
- the SHC4 gene encoding SHC-transforming protein 4 isoform X3 codes for MRERNPQSLGGHVLYVGLFRHPGMLHRAKYSRFRNDSITSLDEGAQNTSLNIKGSSSSSHSSTPNLLTEDVSLGPQDTCTTLCTLIPRMANIKLANPSSLPGLKSFCLGAKEVPRIKLTECVTIPSSPTSPEISCLSASYPQPDLDKLALTPKPSGDCSVRGAEEAAPAGRQGQDRSVPQSGDSAGEPGTTYGLRYMGCIEVLQSMRSLDFGTRTQVTREAISRLCEAVSGTNGAIKKRKPPVKFLSSVLGKSNLQFSGMNVKLTISTSSLTLVNVDTQQIIANHHMQSISFASGGDPDTTDYVAYVAKDPVNQRACHILECPNGMAQEVINTIGQAFELRFKQYLKNPSSLVTSNESEAVNANGSAGNSQEREDHEYYNEIPGKEPPTGGVLDMRMKVQMDQRANCLTQCKKQHCLTSSPTFINIYENCPDENRTVELLEAVQQNATSNTAGLCVLPQIKQQLKNEDCYHGKLNRKAAESLLVNDGDFLVRESTTSPGQYVLSGLQGGQAKHLLLVDPEGKVRTKDHIFDSVGHLIQYHMENNLPIISSGSEVSLKQPVRKESNVGHMQCHK; via the exons ATGAGAGAACGCAACCCGCAGAGCCTCGGTGGACACGTCCTGTATGTAGGGTTGTTCAGACATCCAGGAATGCTGCACCGGGCTAAGTACAGCCGATTCAGGAATGATTCCATAACATCCCTAGATGAAGGTGCGCAAAATACGTCTTTAAATATCAAAggttcttcctcctcttctcatTCTTCAACACCTAATTTACTGACAGAAGATGTCTCCTTGGGGCCACAGGACACCTGCACCACCCTGTGCACGCTGATCCCCCGGATGGCTAACATCAAACTGGCCAACCCGTCCAGCCTGCCGGGGCTGAAAAGCTTCTGCCTGGGGGCGAAAGAGGTGCCGCGAATTAAGCTCACGGAGTGTGTCACCATCCCCAGCAGCCCAACCTCGCCCGAGATCAGCTGCCTCTCGGCGTCCTACCCACAGCCCGACCTGGACAAGTTGGCCCTCACGCCCAAGCCATCGGGAGACTGCTCGGTGCGGGGGGCTGAGGAGGCTGCTCCtgcgggcaggcaggggcaggaccGGAGCGTCCCGCAGAGCGGAGACAGCGCGGGGGAGCCGGGCACGACCTACGGCCTGCGG TACATGGGCTGTATTGAAGTGCTGCAGTCAATGAGATCCCTGGACTTTGGCACACGAACACAGGTCACCAG GGAAGCAATAAGCCGACTGTGTGAAGCTGTATCAGGTACAAACGGAGCTATAAAAAAGCGGAAG CCTCCAGTGAAATTTTTGTCTTCAGTACTTGGCAAAAGTAACCTTCAGTTTTCTGGCATGAATGTAAAGCTGACCATTTCAACAAGCAGCCTCACTCTGGTTAACGTTGACACGCAGCAG ATTATTGCCAACCATCACATGCAGTCCATCTCATTTGCTTCAGGAGGTGACCCA GATACAACCGACTATGTCGCATATGTGGCAAAAGACCCTGTTAATCAGAGAG CATGCCACATACTGGAATGTCCCAATGGGATGGCGCAGGAGGTGATCAACACCATAGGGCAGGCTTTTGAGCTCCGGTTCAAACAGTACCTGAAGAACCCATCTAGCCTGGTTACATCTAATGAAAG CGAGGCAGTGAATGCTAATGGATCAGCTGGGAATTCACAGGAGAGGGAGGATCATGAATATTACAACGAAATTCCAGGGAAAGAGCCTCCCACTGGTGGAGTGTTAGACATGCGAATGAAAGTGCAGATGGACCAAAGGGCTAACTGTCTAACACAGTGCAAAAAGCAGCATTGCTTG ACAAGCAGCCCGACATTCATCAATATATATGAAAATTGCCcagatgaaaacagaactgtGG AGTTACTGGAAGCTGTTCAGCAGAATGCCACAAGCAACACAGCTGGTCTCTGTGTTCTGCCACAAATAAAGCAACAGCTAAAGAATGAAGATTGTTACCATGGCAAATtaaacaggaaagcagcagagagccTCTTAGTCAACGATGGGGATTTTCTGGTGCGAGAGAGCACAACGTCACCTGGTCAGTATGTCCTCAGTGGACTTCAGGGAGGGCAAGCAAAGCATCTGCTCTTGGTGGATCCTGAGGGCAAG GTGAGAACCAAAGACCATATATTTGACAGTGTGGGTCATCTTATTCAGTatcacatggaaaataatttgccaaTCATCTCTTCTGGAAGTGAAGTGAGCTTGAAGCAACCTGTAAGGAAGGAGAGTAATGTGGGACACATGCAGTGTCACAAATAA
- the SHC4 gene encoding SHC-transforming protein 4 isoform X2: MRERNPQSLGGHVLYVGLFRHPGMLHRAKYSRFRNDSITSLDEGAQNTSLNIKGSSSSSHSSTPNLLTEDVSLGPQDTCTTLCTLIPRMANIKLANPSSLPGLKSFCLGAKEVPRIKLTECVTIPSSPTSPEISCLSASYPQPDLDKLALTPKPSGDCSVRGAEEAAPAGRQGQDRSVPQSGDSAGEPGTTYGLRYMGCIEVLQSMRSLDFGTRTQVTREAISRLCEAVSGTNGAIKKRKPPVKFLSSVLGKSNLQFSGMNVKLTISTSSLTLVNVDTQQDTTDYVAYVAKDPVNQRACHILECPNGMAQEVINTIGQAFELRFKQYLKNPSSLVTSNESEAVNANGSAGNSQEREDHEYYNEIPGKEPPTGGVLDMRMKVQMDQRANCLTQCKKQHCLTSSPTFINIYENCPDENRTVGNCGERSWKTKKEAPLLKPAYKTDIFDDPCYINTQTLQSAVCTARGTATTQTHGSPRRQDKLLEAVQQNATSNTAGLCVLPQIKQQLKNEDCYHGKLNRKAAESLLVNDGDFLVRESTTSPGQYVLSGLQGGQAKHLLLVDPEGKVRTKDHIFDSVGHLIQYHMENNLPIISSGSEVSLKQPVRKESNVGHMQCHK; encoded by the exons ATGAGAGAACGCAACCCGCAGAGCCTCGGTGGACACGTCCTGTATGTAGGGTTGTTCAGACATCCAGGAATGCTGCACCGGGCTAAGTACAGCCGATTCAGGAATGATTCCATAACATCCCTAGATGAAGGTGCGCAAAATACGTCTTTAAATATCAAAggttcttcctcctcttctcatTCTTCAACACCTAATTTACTGACAGAAGATGTCTCCTTGGGGCCACAGGACACCTGCACCACCCTGTGCACGCTGATCCCCCGGATGGCTAACATCAAACTGGCCAACCCGTCCAGCCTGCCGGGGCTGAAAAGCTTCTGCCTGGGGGCGAAAGAGGTGCCGCGAATTAAGCTCACGGAGTGTGTCACCATCCCCAGCAGCCCAACCTCGCCCGAGATCAGCTGCCTCTCGGCGTCCTACCCACAGCCCGACCTGGACAAGTTGGCCCTCACGCCCAAGCCATCGGGAGACTGCTCGGTGCGGGGGGCTGAGGAGGCTGCTCCtgcgggcaggcaggggcaggaccGGAGCGTCCCGCAGAGCGGAGACAGCGCGGGGGAGCCGGGCACGACCTACGGCCTGCGG TACATGGGCTGTATTGAAGTGCTGCAGTCAATGAGATCCCTGGACTTTGGCACACGAACACAGGTCACCAG GGAAGCAATAAGCCGACTGTGTGAAGCTGTATCAGGTACAAACGGAGCTATAAAAAAGCGGAAG CCTCCAGTGAAATTTTTGTCTTCAGTACTTGGCAAAAGTAACCTTCAGTTTTCTGGCATGAATGTAAAGCTGACCATTTCAACAAGCAGCCTCACTCTGGTTAACGTTGACACGCAGCAG GATACAACCGACTATGTCGCATATGTGGCAAAAGACCCTGTTAATCAGAGAG CATGCCACATACTGGAATGTCCCAATGGGATGGCGCAGGAGGTGATCAACACCATAGGGCAGGCTTTTGAGCTCCGGTTCAAACAGTACCTGAAGAACCCATCTAGCCTGGTTACATCTAATGAAAG CGAGGCAGTGAATGCTAATGGATCAGCTGGGAATTCACAGGAGAGGGAGGATCATGAATATTACAACGAAATTCCAGGGAAAGAGCCTCCCACTGGTGGAGTGTTAGACATGCGAATGAAAGTGCAGATGGACCAAAGGGCTAACTGTCTAACACAGTGCAAAAAGCAGCATTGCTTG ACAAGCAGCCCGACATTCATCAATATATATGAAAATTGCCcagatgaaaacagaactgtGG GTAATTGTGGTGAAAGATcatggaagacaaaaaaagaggCACCATTATTGAAGCCTGCCTacaaaacagatatttttgATGACCCGTGTTACATCAACACACAAACCTTGCAGTCTGCAGTCTGTACAGCCCGTGGTACAGCAACAACACAGACCCATGGGAGCCCCCGGCGTCAGGACA AGTTACTGGAAGCTGTTCAGCAGAATGCCACAAGCAACACAGCTGGTCTCTGTGTTCTGCCACAAATAAAGCAACAGCTAAAGAATGAAGATTGTTACCATGGCAAATtaaacaggaaagcagcagagagccTCTTAGTCAACGATGGGGATTTTCTGGTGCGAGAGAGCACAACGTCACCTGGTCAGTATGTCCTCAGTGGACTTCAGGGAGGGCAAGCAAAGCATCTGCTCTTGGTGGATCCTGAGGGCAAG GTGAGAACCAAAGACCATATATTTGACAGTGTGGGTCATCTTATTCAGTatcacatggaaaataatttgccaaTCATCTCTTCTGGAAGTGAAGTGAGCTTGAAGCAACCTGTAAGGAAGGAGAGTAATGTGGGACACATGCAGTGTCACAAATAA
- the SHC4 gene encoding SHC-transforming protein 4 isoform X1, with product MRERNPQSLGGHVLYVGLFRHPGMLHRAKYSRFRNDSITSLDEGAQNTSLNIKGSSSSSHSSTPNLLTEDVSLGPQDTCTTLCTLIPRMANIKLANPSSLPGLKSFCLGAKEVPRIKLTECVTIPSSPTSPEISCLSASYPQPDLDKLALTPKPSGDCSVRGAEEAAPAGRQGQDRSVPQSGDSAGEPGTTYGLRYMGCIEVLQSMRSLDFGTRTQVTREAISRLCEAVSGTNGAIKKRKPPVKFLSSVLGKSNLQFSGMNVKLTISTSSLTLVNVDTQQIIANHHMQSISFASGGDPDTTDYVAYVAKDPVNQRACHILECPNGMAQEVINTIGQAFELRFKQYLKNPSSLVTSNESEAVNANGSAGNSQEREDHEYYNEIPGKEPPTGGVLDMRMKVQMDQRANCLTQCKKQHCLTSSPTFINIYENCPDENRTVGNCGERSWKTKKEAPLLKPAYKTDIFDDPCYINTQTLQSAVCTARGTATTQTHGSPRRQDKLLEAVQQNATSNTAGLCVLPQIKQQLKNEDCYHGKLNRKAAESLLVNDGDFLVRESTTSPGQYVLSGLQGGQAKHLLLVDPEGKVRTKDHIFDSVGHLIQYHMENNLPIISSGSEVSLKQPVRKESNVGHMQCHK from the exons ATGAGAGAACGCAACCCGCAGAGCCTCGGTGGACACGTCCTGTATGTAGGGTTGTTCAGACATCCAGGAATGCTGCACCGGGCTAAGTACAGCCGATTCAGGAATGATTCCATAACATCCCTAGATGAAGGTGCGCAAAATACGTCTTTAAATATCAAAggttcttcctcctcttctcatTCTTCAACACCTAATTTACTGACAGAAGATGTCTCCTTGGGGCCACAGGACACCTGCACCACCCTGTGCACGCTGATCCCCCGGATGGCTAACATCAAACTGGCCAACCCGTCCAGCCTGCCGGGGCTGAAAAGCTTCTGCCTGGGGGCGAAAGAGGTGCCGCGAATTAAGCTCACGGAGTGTGTCACCATCCCCAGCAGCCCAACCTCGCCCGAGATCAGCTGCCTCTCGGCGTCCTACCCACAGCCCGACCTGGACAAGTTGGCCCTCACGCCCAAGCCATCGGGAGACTGCTCGGTGCGGGGGGCTGAGGAGGCTGCTCCtgcgggcaggcaggggcaggaccGGAGCGTCCCGCAGAGCGGAGACAGCGCGGGGGAGCCGGGCACGACCTACGGCCTGCGG TACATGGGCTGTATTGAAGTGCTGCAGTCAATGAGATCCCTGGACTTTGGCACACGAACACAGGTCACCAG GGAAGCAATAAGCCGACTGTGTGAAGCTGTATCAGGTACAAACGGAGCTATAAAAAAGCGGAAG CCTCCAGTGAAATTTTTGTCTTCAGTACTTGGCAAAAGTAACCTTCAGTTTTCTGGCATGAATGTAAAGCTGACCATTTCAACAAGCAGCCTCACTCTGGTTAACGTTGACACGCAGCAG ATTATTGCCAACCATCACATGCAGTCCATCTCATTTGCTTCAGGAGGTGACCCA GATACAACCGACTATGTCGCATATGTGGCAAAAGACCCTGTTAATCAGAGAG CATGCCACATACTGGAATGTCCCAATGGGATGGCGCAGGAGGTGATCAACACCATAGGGCAGGCTTTTGAGCTCCGGTTCAAACAGTACCTGAAGAACCCATCTAGCCTGGTTACATCTAATGAAAG CGAGGCAGTGAATGCTAATGGATCAGCTGGGAATTCACAGGAGAGGGAGGATCATGAATATTACAACGAAATTCCAGGGAAAGAGCCTCCCACTGGTGGAGTGTTAGACATGCGAATGAAAGTGCAGATGGACCAAAGGGCTAACTGTCTAACACAGTGCAAAAAGCAGCATTGCTTG ACAAGCAGCCCGACATTCATCAATATATATGAAAATTGCCcagatgaaaacagaactgtGG GTAATTGTGGTGAAAGATcatggaagacaaaaaaagaggCACCATTATTGAAGCCTGCCTacaaaacagatatttttgATGACCCGTGTTACATCAACACACAAACCTTGCAGTCTGCAGTCTGTACAGCCCGTGGTACAGCAACAACACAGACCCATGGGAGCCCCCGGCGTCAGGACA AGTTACTGGAAGCTGTTCAGCAGAATGCCACAAGCAACACAGCTGGTCTCTGTGTTCTGCCACAAATAAAGCAACAGCTAAAGAATGAAGATTGTTACCATGGCAAATtaaacaggaaagcagcagagagccTCTTAGTCAACGATGGGGATTTTCTGGTGCGAGAGAGCACAACGTCACCTGGTCAGTATGTCCTCAGTGGACTTCAGGGAGGGCAAGCAAAGCATCTGCTCTTGGTGGATCCTGAGGGCAAG GTGAGAACCAAAGACCATATATTTGACAGTGTGGGTCATCTTATTCAGTatcacatggaaaataatttgccaaTCATCTCTTCTGGAAGTGAAGTGAGCTTGAAGCAACCTGTAAGGAAGGAGAGTAATGTGGGACACATGCAGTGTCACAAATAA